A region from the Sphingopyxis lindanitolerans genome encodes:
- the nuoF gene encoding NADH-quinone oxidoreductase subunit NuoF, with amino-acid sequence MSLHDKDRIFTNLYGFQPWNLKSAQARGDWDKTKDLMTRGQDAIIEEVKASGLRGRGGAGFPTGLKWSFMPKEPRADRPSFLVINADESEPGSCKDREIIRHDPHKLIEGALIAGYAMRARAAYIYIRGEFIREAETLFAAVQEAYDAGLLGKNAAKSGYDFDVFVHRGAGAYICGEETAMIESLEGKKGQPRLKPPFPAGAGLYGCPTTVNNVESIAVVPTILRRGASWFSSFGRENNKGTKLFQISGHVERPCVVEEEMGIPFRELIDKHCGGIRGGWDNLLAVIPGGSSVPLVPAAEIMDAPMDFDGLKALGSGLGTAAAIVMDKSTDVVQAISRISYFYKHESCGQCTPCREGTGWMWRVMERLRTGDADIGEIDTLFDVTKQVEGHTICALGDAAAWPIQGLIRHFRPELERRIRDNGGALEAAE; translated from the coding sequence ATGAGCCTCCACGACAAGGATCGCATCTTTACCAATCTCTATGGTTTCCAGCCATGGAACCTCAAATCCGCGCAGGCGCGCGGCGATTGGGACAAGACCAAGGATTTGATGACGCGCGGCCAGGACGCGATCATCGAAGAGGTCAAGGCGTCGGGGCTGCGCGGCCGTGGCGGCGCGGGCTTTCCGACCGGCCTGAAGTGGAGCTTCATGCCGAAGGAGCCGCGCGCCGACCGCCCGAGCTTCCTCGTCATCAACGCCGACGAATCCGAACCCGGTTCGTGCAAGGATCGCGAGATCATCCGTCACGATCCGCACAAGCTGATCGAAGGCGCGTTGATCGCGGGCTATGCGATGCGCGCGCGCGCCGCCTATATCTATATTCGCGGCGAGTTCATCCGCGAGGCGGAGACGCTGTTTGCCGCGGTGCAGGAGGCGTATGACGCCGGGCTGCTCGGCAAGAATGCCGCCAAGTCGGGCTATGATTTCGACGTCTTCGTCCATCGCGGCGCCGGCGCCTATATCTGCGGCGAAGAAACCGCGATGATCGAAAGCCTTGAGGGCAAGAAGGGCCAGCCGCGCCTGAAACCGCCGTTCCCGGCGGGCGCGGGCCTCTATGGTTGCCCGACCACCGTGAACAATGTCGAGAGCATCGCGGTCGTCCCGACGATCCTGCGGCGCGGCGCGTCGTGGTTCTCCTCCTTCGGGCGTGAGAATAACAAGGGCACCAAACTCTTCCAGATTTCGGGCCATGTCGAACGCCCGTGCGTCGTCGAGGAAGAGATGGGCATCCCCTTCCGCGAGTTGATCGACAAGCATTGCGGCGGCATAAGAGGCGGCTGGGACAATCTGCTCGCGGTGATCCCCGGCGGCTCGTCGGTGCCGCTGGTGCCGGCGGCCGAGATCATGGACGCGCCGATGGATTTCGACGGGCTGAAAGCGCTCGGCTCGGGCCTCGGCACCGCCGCCGCGATCGTGATGGACAAGTCGACCGACGTTGTCCAGGCGATCAGCCGCATCAGCTATTTCTACAAGCATGAAAGCTGCGGCCAGTGCACCCCGTGCCGCGAAGGCACCGGCTGGATGTGGCGCGTGATGGAGCGGCTGCGCACCGGCGACGCCGACATCGGCGAAATCGACACGTTGTTCGACGTCACCAAGCAGGTCGAAGGCCACACCATCTGCGCATTGGGCGACGCGGCGGCGTGGCCGATCCAGGGGCTGATCCGCCATTTCCGGCCCGAACTGGAACGGCGCATCCGCGATAATGGCGGCGCGCTGGAGGCGGCTGAGTGA
- a CDS encoding NADH-quinone oxidoreductase subunit D, translating to MFEGYPVDTANTAGDQAVTNYTINFGPQHPAAHGVLRLVMELDGEIIERVDPHVGLLHRGTEKLIEYKTYLQALPYFDRLDYCSPLCMEHSYVLAIEKLLDLEVPARAQYLRTLFAELTRICNHMLNIGSHVMDVGAMTPNLWVFELREDCLNFFERASGARMHSAYFRPGGVHQDVPEKLLVDIGEWCETRLPKLFGDAMSLVIDNRIFKQRNVDIATVSKEDALAWGFSGPMIRGSGIAWDLRKSQPYDAYAAMDFEIPVGTRGDCYDRFMVRVEEVYQSAKIIKQCLRDMPSGPIASLDRKVVPPKRGEMKQSMESLIHHFKLYTEGFHVPAGEVYVATESPKGEFGVYLVSDGTNKPYRCKIRPTAFSHLQAMDMMAKGHMLADTTAIIGAIDVVFGECDR from the coding sequence ATGTTCGAGGGCTATCCGGTCGATACCGCGAACACCGCGGGCGACCAGGCGGTCACCAATTACACGATCAACTTCGGCCCGCAGCACCCCGCGGCGCACGGCGTGCTGCGCCTGGTGATGGAGCTTGATGGCGAGATCATCGAGCGGGTCGATCCGCATGTCGGGCTGCTCCATCGCGGCACCGAGAAGCTGATCGAATATAAGACCTATTTGCAGGCTTTGCCCTATTTCGACCGGCTCGATTATTGCTCGCCGCTGTGCATGGAGCACAGCTATGTGCTCGCGATCGAGAAATTGCTCGACCTCGAGGTGCCGGCGCGCGCGCAATATCTGCGCACTCTGTTCGCCGAGCTGACGCGCATCTGCAATCATATGCTCAACATCGGCTCGCACGTCATGGACGTCGGTGCGATGACCCCGAACCTGTGGGTGTTCGAGCTGCGCGAGGATTGCCTGAACTTCTTTGAGCGCGCATCGGGTGCGCGGATGCACAGCGCCTATTTCCGTCCGGGCGGCGTTCATCAGGATGTCCCCGAAAAGCTGCTTGTCGACATCGGCGAATGGTGCGAGACGCGGCTGCCCAAGCTGTTTGGCGACGCGATGAGCCTGGTGATCGACAACCGCATCTTCAAACAGCGCAACGTCGATATCGCGACGGTGAGCAAGGAAGATGCGCTGGCATGGGGCTTCTCCGGCCCGATGATCCGTGGCAGCGGCATCGCATGGGATTTGCGCAAGTCGCAGCCCTATGACGCCTATGCCGCGATGGATTTCGAGATTCCGGTCGGCACGCGCGGCGACTGTTACGACCGCTTCATGGTGCGCGTCGAGGAAGTCTATCAGTCGGCGAAGATCATCAAGCAATGCCTGCGCGATATGCCGAGCGGCCCGATCGCCAGCCTCGACCGCAAGGTCGTCCCGCCGAAGCGCGGCGAGATGAAGCAGTCGATGGAATCGCTGATCCATCACTTCAAGCTCTATACCGAGGGTTTCCACGTCCCGGCGGGCGAGGTTTATGTCGCGACCGAAAGCCCCAAGGGCGAATTCGGCGTCTATCTGGTCAGCGACGGCACCAACAAGCCGTACCGCTGCAAGATCCGCCCGACCGCGTTCAGCCATTTGCAGGCGATGGACATGATGGCGAAGGGCCACATGCTCGCCGACACCACCGCGATCATCGGTGCGATCGACGTCGTGTTCGGGGAGTGCGATCGGTGA
- a CDS encoding complex I 24 kDa subunit family protein — translation MADAPQIPDETETRARWGAFAWTAENAEKAKAIVARYPAGRQRSAVMPLLDLAQRQVGAETQTQGWLPVPVIEYVAAALDMPFMRAYEVATFYTMYNLAPVGRYHVQVCGTTPCLLRGSDDVMAACKNRGMTKGKTTPDGLFTLTEVECMGTCTNAPMVQINDDNYEDLDYDSMVRILDDLAAGKQPKAGPQNPKRHTSEPEGGPTTLVEMVKANHDYRKAW, via the coding sequence ATGGCTGACGCACCCCAAATCCCCGACGAAACCGAAACTCGCGCGCGCTGGGGCGCGTTTGCGTGGACGGCGGAAAATGCCGAGAAGGCGAAGGCGATCGTCGCGCGCTATCCCGCGGGGCGCCAGCGTTCGGCGGTGATGCCGTTGCTCGACCTCGCGCAGCGCCAGGTCGGCGCCGAGACGCAGACGCAGGGCTGGTTGCCCGTGCCGGTGATCGAATATGTCGCCGCCGCGCTCGATATGCCGTTCATGCGCGCCTATGAGGTCGCGACCTTCTACACCATGTATAATCTGGCGCCGGTCGGCCGCTATCATGTGCAGGTGTGCGGGACGACGCCGTGCCTGCTGCGCGGGTCGGACGATGTGATGGCCGCGTGCAAGAATCGCGGCATGACCAAGGGCAAGACGACCCCCGACGGGCTGTTCACGCTGACCGAGGTCGAGTGTATGGGCACCTGCACCAACGCGCCGATGGTCCAGATCAACGACGATAATTACGAAGACCTCGACTATGATTCGATGGTCCGCATCCTCGACGATCTGGCGGCGGGCAAGCAGCCCAAGGCCGGCCCCCAGAACCCCAAGCGCCATACGAGCGAGCCCGAGGGCGGCCCGACGACGCTGGTCGAGATGGTCAAGGCCAACCATGATTACCGGAAGGCGTGGTGA